One genomic region from Jilunia laotingensis encodes:
- a CDS encoding lipoate--protein ligase family protein, whose protein sequence is MFCIDNRCTDIYFNLAAEEYLLKQKGDNFFMLWQSVPSVVVGKHQSVEAEVNMEYVKQHHIHLARRFSGGGAVYHDSGNVNLTFIGTDAQPNFENYLQQTVDCLTAVGLTTYTDQRLGIYIGNEKISGSAQFIHKNRILYHCTLLFDTDLLALEIALQGKGGIDNMLSNRRKVRAVPSVRSAVTNISRYMDAEQDIRRFARLVFRYFLDDEEGANRIYHFSREDVEAIEHLKCQKYSCPEWIMHAQLSNKMK, encoded by the coding sequence ATGTTTTGTATTGACAATCGTTGTACGGATATTTATTTTAATCTGGCAGCAGAAGAGTATTTGCTGAAACAGAAAGGGGATAATTTCTTTATGCTTTGGCAATCCGTTCCTTCGGTGGTTGTCGGCAAACATCAGAGTGTAGAGGCGGAGGTGAATATGGAGTATGTTAAGCAACATCATATTCATCTGGCTCGCCGTTTTTCGGGAGGAGGAGCTGTGTATCATGATTCCGGTAATGTAAACCTTACATTTATAGGTACAGATGCACAACCCAATTTTGAAAATTACCTGCAACAAACGGTGGATTGTCTGACGGCTGTAGGGCTAACAACTTATACAGACCAACGTTTGGGTATTTATATAGGTAATGAGAAAATATCGGGGAGTGCCCAGTTTATACATAAGAATCGTATCTTGTATCATTGCACCCTACTGTTTGATACGGATCTTTTGGCATTAGAAATTGCACTCCAAGGAAAAGGAGGTATAGATAATATGCTTTCTAACAGGCGTAAAGTACGTGCCGTACCTTCTGTTCGGAGTGCGGTCACTAACATTTCCCGATATATGGATGCTGAGCAGGATATCAGAAGGTTTGCCCGGCTTGTATTCCGCTATTTTTTGGATGACGAAGAGGGGGCAAACCGGATCTATCATTTTAGTCGTGAAGATGTGGAAGCTATAGAACACTTGAAATGTCAGAAATATTCTTGTCCGGAGTGGATTATGCATGCACAACTTTCAAACAAAATGAAATGA
- the nrfA gene encoding ammonia-forming cytochrome c nitrite reductase, giving the protein MENKLKSWQSWLLFGGAMTLLFVLGVIISSLMERKAEVADVIYNKKVEITGIESRSPIFGENYPREYQTWVDTTATDYRTEFKGNIAIDELAQHPQMAILWAGCAFSKDYSTPRGHMYALEDVVHSLRTGAPMSTAEDIQSASCWVCKSPDVPRLMETIGVDSFYNNKWSAWGSEIVNPVGCADCHEPENMELHISRPALVEAFLRQGKDITRATPQEMRSLVCAQCHAEYFFKGDKKYVTFPWDKGLTVEAIEQYYDEAEFTDNIHKLSRAPLLKAQHPDYEIYRMGIHAQRGVSCADCHMPYDKEGGVKYSDHHIQNPLAVVERTCQTCHRDSKEALCNNVYERQQKANELRVLLENELVKAHIEAKFAWEQGANEDEMKEALKLIRQAQWRWDFCVASHGSSFHAPQETMRVLGHGLNRAFQARMAINKVLQSRGYTEDVQLPDISTKEKAQRYIGLDIPAEKVAKDKFLKEIVPEWLQKAKANGRFAKQ; this is encoded by the coding sequence ATGGAAAACAAACTGAAATCTTGGCAAAGCTGGTTATTGTTCGGAGGAGCAATGACTCTTCTCTTTGTATTGGGAGTGATTATTTCATCTTTGATGGAACGGAAGGCAGAAGTAGCGGATGTCATTTACAACAAAAAGGTCGAGATAACCGGCATAGAGTCTCGTAGCCCTATCTTTGGTGAAAACTATCCACGTGAATACCAAACATGGGTGGATACGACAGCTACCGATTATCGTACTGAGTTCAAAGGAAATATTGCGATAGATGAATTGGCACAGCATCCGCAGATGGCCATTTTATGGGCAGGCTGTGCTTTTTCAAAAGACTATTCAACTCCGCGCGGGCATATGTATGCTTTGGAAGATGTCGTTCATTCCCTGCGTACCGGGGCACCCATGAGTACCGCTGAGGACATCCAGTCAGCAAGTTGCTGGGTATGTAAAAGCCCCGATGTACCTCGTCTGATGGAAACTATCGGTGTGGATTCTTTCTATAATAATAAGTGGTCTGCATGGGGCAGTGAGATTGTAAATCCGGTGGGGTGTGCCGACTGCCATGAACCGGAAAATATGGAACTACATATCAGTCGTCCGGCACTTGTCGAGGCTTTTCTCCGTCAAGGCAAAGATATAACCCGGGCGACACCACAGGAGATGCGTTCGCTTGTATGCGCCCAATGCCATGCGGAATATTTCTTCAAAGGGGATAAAAAGTACGTAACTTTTCCTTGGGATAAAGGTTTGACGGTCGAAGCCATCGAACAGTATTACGATGAAGCTGAATTTACCGACAATATTCATAAGTTGAGTCGAGCCCCGCTATTGAAAGCTCAACATCCGGATTATGAAATCTATCGAATGGGCATACATGCCCAACGGGGTGTCTCCTGTGCCGATTGTCATATGCCCTATGATAAGGAAGGAGGCGTGAAGTATAGCGATCATCATATTCAGAATCCGTTGGCAGTGGTTGAACGCACTTGCCAGACTTGCCATCGGGATAGTAAAGAGGCACTTTGCAACAACGTATATGAGCGTCAACAAAAGGCCAACGAGTTGCGCGTTCTATTAGAAAATGAATTGGTAAAAGCACATATCGAAGCTAAGTTTGCTTGGGAACAGGGAGCTAACGAGGACGAGATGAAGGAAGCGTTGAAATTAATCCGCCAGGCACAATGGCGATGGGATTTTTGTGTAGCGTCTCATGGTAGTTCTTTTCATGCTCCGCAGGAAACCATGCGTGTGTTAGGGCATGGGCTGAACCGGGCATTTCAGGCACGTATGGCTATTAACAAGGTCTTACAATCACGTGGATATACGGAGGATGTTCAGCTTCCGGACATTTCAACAAAGGAAAAGGCGCAGCGATATATCGGTTTGGATATTCCTGCTGAAAAGGTAGCTAAAGATAAATTCCTGAAGGAGATTGTGCCGGAGTGGCTTCAAAAAGCGAAAGCAAACGGACGTTTTGCAAAGCAGTAG
- a CDS encoding sensor histidine kinase gives MGKGCFKCKYALIFIILLFAFISGLNYKQLNVTNNLAVKRISIVYSISKNEKGNGNFEELLYQEFRKLGIEVEFDRFYLDCNRLNAAEEIEHIRKYLELLNNKSVDIILTVGDQATYSLLSTRHKLLSSLPLIACNVNFPDEKLIGEYDLMKVYVLRDTPDLKRNMDFIQTLYPHTNLEIIYNIDMTILGHKSFDLLTRVADRRNVRILGYQKAFMQELEYERLKEMIEYFNLMPGLSNNGLKKDEFTICLCPFRYVKGASLLVMLERSRREQENQVFLLDKFDMMSIPIANALNIPSFSCIREGFGEKAKIVGGYMATNEISAKAVAGLALRLLNNEKVGMPKIRDLEKEYVLDWSYFSEYGEDINNVPKNVRIINYPYIDQYRGYFYLLGALFVVTFIFVLTSLLRTHRRSLIERKNLQMLEDAHKKLSLSMDGGQISLWNIQDDIIEFDDNYTHLVGLKQKRFTKEEILKLAHPEDMPLLRSFYETLHQVSGMKIQRVRFSFNGKPEEFQWFELRCNSLKDAEGKIMLAGIMQNIQEQVEREQQLILAKQIAEKAELKQSFLNNMSHEIRTPLNAIVGFTNLLLGEGAEEIDPEERASMVELVNHNNELLLKLVNDVLEISRLDSDNMSFAIEECDLTEIIKEIYMTYQRLIQPALNFHLEMDEATPIFVSIDRFRFMQVISNFLNNANKFTKDGEIVLGCQVDKEQQEVCVYVKDTGKGIDEKELMMIFDRFYKTDEFEQGSGLGLSICKVIIERLAGRIEVQSELGKGSRFAVILSLANVI, from the coding sequence ATGGGGAAAGGTTGCTTTAAGTGTAAATATGCTTTAATTTTTATTATCTTACTATTTGCTTTTATTAGTGGATTAAATTATAAGCAGTTGAATGTCACTAATAATTTGGCAGTTAAACGCATCTCCATTGTCTACTCCATTTCTAAAAACGAAAAAGGTAACGGAAACTTTGAGGAACTGTTGTATCAGGAATTTAGGAAACTGGGAATTGAAGTTGAATTTGACCGGTTCTATCTTGATTGTAATCGTCTTAATGCAGCAGAAGAAATAGAACATATCAGAAAATACCTTGAGTTGCTTAACAATAAATCTGTGGATATTATTCTGACGGTAGGTGACCAAGCGACCTATTCTTTATTATCTACTCGTCACAAATTATTATCCTCCCTTCCTTTGATAGCTTGTAATGTAAATTTCCCGGATGAAAAGTTAATAGGAGAATATGATTTGATGAAAGTTTATGTTTTGCGTGATACTCCCGATTTGAAGCGTAATATGGATTTTATCCAAACGTTGTACCCACATACCAATTTGGAGATTATATATAACATAGACATGACCATTTTGGGACATAAGTCCTTTGATTTGCTCACCCGAGTGGCCGATAGACGGAATGTAAGAATCTTGGGTTATCAGAAAGCATTTATGCAAGAACTTGAATATGAGAGGTTAAAGGAAATGATTGAATATTTCAATTTGATGCCCGGTTTGTCAAACAATGGTTTGAAAAAGGATGAATTTACTATTTGTCTTTGTCCTTTCCGGTATGTAAAGGGTGCTTCATTGTTGGTTATGCTGGAAAGATCGAGGCGTGAACAAGAAAATCAAGTATTCTTATTGGATAAATTCGATATGATGTCGATTCCGATAGCGAATGCTTTGAACATTCCGTCTTTTAGTTGTATTCGTGAAGGATTTGGGGAGAAAGCAAAGATTGTTGGTGGTTACATGGCAACAAATGAGATTTCTGCAAAAGCTGTTGCCGGTCTTGCTTTACGTCTGTTGAATAATGAGAAAGTAGGTATGCCTAAGATAAGAGATTTGGAGAAAGAATATGTATTGGACTGGAGCTATTTTTCTGAGTATGGAGAAGATATCAACAATGTGCCGAAGAATGTCCGAATCATTAACTATCCGTATATTGACCAATACCGAGGGTACTTTTATCTGTTAGGAGCATTGTTCGTTGTCACTTTCATATTTGTTTTGACCAGTTTGTTACGCACGCATCGTCGTTCTTTGATAGAACGTAAAAACCTTCAGATGCTCGAAGATGCTCATAAGAAGTTGAGTCTTTCTATGGATGGGGGACAGATTTCGCTTTGGAATATTCAAGATGATATTATTGAGTTTGACGATAATTATACCCATCTGGTAGGCTTGAAACAAAAGAGGTTTACGAAAGAAGAAATTCTGAAGCTTGCACATCCGGAGGATATGCCGTTGTTGCGTTCGTTTTATGAAACGCTGCATCAGGTGTCAGGCATGAAAATACAGCGTGTACGTTTCTCATTCAATGGGAAACCGGAAGAGTTCCAATGGTTTGAACTTCGGTGCAACAGTCTGAAAGATGCTGAAGGAAAGATAATGTTGGCAGGAATCATGCAGAACATTCAGGAACAGGTGGAACGTGAACAGCAACTGATCCTGGCAAAACAGATAGCCGAGAAAGCAGAATTGAAACAATCTTTCCTCAATAACATGAGTCATGAGATCCGAACACCACTCAATGCGATCGTAGGGTTCACTAATTTATTATTGGGAGAAGGTGCAGAAGAGATCGATCCTGAAGAAAGGGCAAGCATGGTCGAGCTTGTCAATCACAACAACGAACTACTCTTGAAACTTGTCAATGATGTGCTGGAAATTTCTCGTCTGGATTCTGACAATATGTCCTTTGCAATAGAGGAATGTGACTTGACAGAGATAATCAAGGAGATTTATATGACCTACCAGAGATTGATTCAACCTGCCTTGAATTTTCATTTGGAAATGGATGAGGCTACCCCTATCTTCGTTAGTATCGACCGTTTCCGTTTCATGCAGGTCATTTCTAATTTCTTGAATAATGCCAATAAATTTACCAAGGATGGGGAGATTGTACTGGGATGCCAGGTAGACAAAGAACAACAAGAAGTTTGTGTCTATGTAAAAGATACCGGCAAGGGAATTGATGAAAAAGAACTTATGATGATTTTTGACCGTTTTTATAAGACCGATGAATTTGAGCAAGGCAGCGGTTTGGGGCTTTCTATTTGTAAAGTGATTATCGAACGGTTGGCAGGACGTATCGAGGTTCAGTCCGAACTAGGGAAAGGGAGTCGTTTTGCGGTTATTTTATCTTTGGCAAATGTGATTTGA
- a CDS encoding Rpn family recombination-promoting nuclease/putative transposase: MENKDQYIRFDWAVKRLLRDKANFGVLEGFLTVLIGEQIRIVEILESEGNQLSAEDKFNRVDIRAKNSKGEIVIIEVQNTRELYYLERILYGVAKAITEHISLGCSYQEVKKIYSISILYFDIGRGDDYLYHGQNHFIGVHTHDRLVINTKQQDALVPKLPAEIFPDYFLIRVNEFNKVATTPLEEWIQYLKTGIIKPDATAPGLEEAREKLKYYNMDAAEKHAYDEHINAIMIQNDVLDSAKLEGRLEGRLEGRLEGREEGKEEGERQKQLEIAQKMKMDGLPIDTIVKYTGLTLEDISQL; this comes from the coding sequence ATGGAGAATAAAGACCAATATATTCGTTTCGATTGGGCAGTTAAGCGCCTGTTAAGGGATAAAGCCAATTTTGGAGTACTCGAAGGATTTCTTACCGTACTCATTGGAGAACAAATCCGTATTGTAGAAATATTGGAGAGTGAAGGTAACCAGCTTTCTGCTGAAGACAAGTTCAACCGGGTTGACATTAGAGCTAAGAACAGTAAGGGTGAAATTGTCATCATTGAGGTGCAGAACACACGCGAATTGTATTATTTGGAACGTATTCTCTATGGTGTAGCGAAAGCGATCACCGAGCATATTAGTTTGGGCTGTAGCTATCAGGAAGTGAAAAAAATATATTCCATCAGCATACTGTACTTTGATATCGGCAGAGGAGATGATTACCTCTATCATGGACAGAACCATTTTATAGGTGTACATACTCATGATCGGTTAGTGATTAATACGAAACAACAAGATGCTCTTGTTCCCAAACTTCCTGCTGAAATATTTCCGGATTATTTTCTTATTCGAGTCAATGAATTCAATAAGGTAGCTACTACTCCTCTTGAAGAGTGGATACAGTATCTTAAAACAGGTATTATTAAACCTGATGCTACGGCTCCAGGCTTGGAAGAAGCGCGTGAGAAATTGAAATATTACAATATGGACGCTGCCGAAAAGCATGCATATGATGAGCATATCAATGCGATCATGATTCAGAATGATGTATTGGATTCTGCGAAATTGGAAGGTAGACTTGAAGGCCGGCTTGAAGGCCGACTTGAAGGAAGAGAAGAGGGAAAAGAAGAAGGTGAAAGACAAAAGCAACTGGAAATTGCTCAAAAAATGAAGATGGATGGTCTGCCGATCGATACGATAGTAAAATATACGGGACTTACTCTTGAAGATATCAGTCAGTTATAA